GGTGCTGATGATCATGGTCAGTACCAGCCCCATCAACAGCAGGAAGTACACATTGTTCTTGCCCTGGCGAAACAGCCAGTGATGGATTGCCAGTGAGTAAGCCAGCATCAGCACAATGGACAGCACCACATTGCCATTGGCCCCCAGCATCACCAGGCTTTGTGTACCCAAGAGCAAGATCAGCAGGGACTGGAACAGCAGGTAAACCGCTTCGTATCCCATGATGGCGGGCGTCAGAATCCGGTTGCCGGTAATGGTCTGGAAAATAATCGAGGACCAGGCAATGCAGATGCCGCCAATGACCATGGCTGCCAAGCGGTTCAGGCGTTTGGGGATGATGTAGTCGAAGTCCAGGCCGGAGCGATAGAACACAAAGCTCAGTGCCAGCACCAGCAGTAGTATCCAGACCAGATGTTGCCGTTTCATCGGTTCCTCCAGAAGATCAGGAACAGAAACAGCACGCCACCCACGCCACCGGCGGTCAGGCCGATGGGGACTTCAAACGGGTAGATAATGAGGCGGCCCAGAATGTCGCAAGCCAGCAGCAGGCAGGCACCGCCCAGCGCCACAATGGGCAAGGTACGGCCCAGGTTGTCGCCATAGCGCAGCGCCACCAGATTGGGGATGACCAGACCAATAAAGGGAATGGCCCCTACGGTAATGACAGTGGCCGAGACGGTAACCGCGACCAGTATCAAGCCCAGGGCGACGGTGGCTGAATAGTTCAGCCCCAGGCTGGTGGCCATGCCTTCGCCCATGCCCAGAACGGTAAAGCGATGCGCGTACAGATAGGTGAGCAGCACAATGGGCAGAATCAGATAAATGATCTCGTAATTGCCCTGCACGATCTTGGAGAAGTCGCCCAGCATCCAGCCCTGCATACTTTGCAAAATCTGGTGCTGATAGGCATAAAACTCGGCAATCGCGCTGAGCACGCCGCCGTACATCAGACCAATCACCGGCACCAGCACGGTGTTCTTGAAGCGGATACGGCGCACCACGGCGATGAAGATCAGGCTGGAGGCAAAGCAGAACAAGAGGGCAAACAGCAGCTTGCCCAGAGTGCCGCTGCTGGGAGCCAGAGTCAGGGCGATCAGAATGCCCAGCTTGGCGGCATCCAGCCCGCCCGAGGTGGCTGGCTCCACAAATTTATTGCGCACAATGTGCTGCAAGATCACCCCGCAGACGGACAGGCCTATGCCGCTCAAGATCAGCGCCGCCAGACGGGGCAGTCGGCTGGCGGTCAGTGTCAGCCAGGCATCGCCTGAAAAGCTCCATAACTGTGCCCAGCTGATTTGCCGTGCGCCTATCAACAAGGACAGGCTGCACAACATCAGGAACAACAGCACAAAAGATCTAGCTCGCATCACACACCGTTATCTTGGGCTGCGGTGGCAATACGCCAGCCTTTGGCGGCATGACGCTGGTTCAGGAAGTGGGCATAACGGCCCTGGCTTTCGCGTAGTTGGGCCGGTGGGCCTTGTTCGATGATCTGACCGTTTTCCAGCACCACAATTTGATCGGCCATGGCGACGGTAGAGAGCTGGTGGGCAATCACGATCAGGGTGCGCTTGCCACGCAGACGAGCCAGGGCCTGGGCAATGGCAGCCTGGTTTTCGGCATCCAGTGCGGCAGTGGCTTCGTCCACCAGCAAAATGGGGGCGTTCTTGATCAGGGCGCGGGCAATGGCGATACGTTGACGCTCGCCACCGGACAGGCGGGCCCCGCCTTCGCCTACCGTGGTGTGCAAACCTTCTGGCAGACGGGCGATGATTTCGTTGACACCGGCTTGTTCCACCGCTTCCATCAGTTCGGCCTCGGTTGCATCCGGTTTGCCCAGGCGGATGTTCTCGGCAATGCTGCCTGCGAACAGATAATCGTCCTGGAAAATCTGGCTGATTTGCGTAGCTAATACCGGGCTGCTGATCTGGCGTACGTCCACGCCACCGATGAAGACACTACCCTGGTTGACATCAAAGAAGCGGGCAATCAGCCGGGCCAGGGTAGTTTTGCCCGAGCCGGACTCCCCGATCAGGGCCACCATGCTGCCTGCCGCAATGTGCAGGCTGACGTCGTTCAGTACATCGGCTTTGTCGGCGGCATAGCGGAAATGCACATTGTTCAGCGCAATCGAGCCGTCGCTTGGGGTTTGGGGCGAGGCGGGTTCGGGCAGGGGCTGGACGGCAAACAGTTCCTGAATTGCATCCAGCTGGCCGCGTGCACCGCGCAGCACTTCCCCGTAGCTGGCCACTTCCAGCAAAGAGTCGATGTAGCGTGCGGTCAGCAGCAAGGACACGATGACGGCGATGACTTCTGCACTGCTCATGCCCAGGCCCGTATGGCTGTTTAGCCAAAGCGTGGCGACAATCAGCAAGGCAGCGAAGGCTGCTTGCACTGCCCAGGCATTCAGCACCGCCGAGGCCGTGGATTGCCAGATCAGTTTCTTGCCTGCCTGATGCTGGCGCTCGATCGCTTCTTCCAGCAGGCGTGTACCACCACCTTCGCCATTGAAAGCACGCAGCACGGATTGGGCTTGGGCAAACTCCACCACACGCTGGCTGGCATGGGCGAAATGAGCCTGGAAGGCATCATCGGCCTTGCGTCCCAAATGGGCGGTCAGGGCCAGCACAGCGGCCAGCAAAGGCAGCACGATCAGGGCAATCAGGCCCAGCGGCCAATGCAAAATGAATAAGGCCACAACCAGCACGATAGGCGTCACAATCCCGGCGATCAGCGGGGTGAAAACGTGCGCTGGCAATTGGGCCACAGACATCATGCCTTGGGTGACGACATGGCCCAGGCGCGCCGTGTTTTGGGCGGAGAACCAGCCTACCGGCAGTTGGGCGATATGTTCGCCCAGACGATGACGGCCACCTTGCAGGATGGCGGCGCCCACATTCACACCGGCTTGCTCCACATGGCGACGCCATGCCCAGCAAACAGCCACGCCTAGCAGCAAGACCAGCAGCCAGCCGCCCGCCTGTTTGGGTTCGCCATTGAGCAGGTGAGTGAAAACGGGGACCAGGGTGGTCATGGTCAGGCCGCACAGCAGGCCGTATAGAACAGCCATCCAGCTATAGCGACGGAAAATGGGGGCATCCGTACCCAGCAACTGAATCAGGGTCTTTAGCATGATGTGTCCTTGGAACTGTTGTCGTAGCCACCCAGGGTCCAGAGCCGTGCGTAACGGCCTTGTTCGGCCAGCAGGCTGGCGTGATTGCCTTGCTCCACAATGGCGCCGTTTTCCAGTACCAGAATGCGGTCGGCGTGCATGATGGTGTCCAGACGGTGAGCAATGACCAGCAAGGTACGACCTTGGGCAAAGCGCGAAAGGGCATCCTGAATGGCCACTTCATTGCTGGCGTCGGCAGCGGCGGTGGCTTCGTCCAGCACCAGAATCGGCGGGTCCAGCAGAACAGCGCGTGCAATGCTGACGCGTTGCCGTTCGCCACCGGATAGTTGGGCATCTTCACCCACGACAGAGTCGTAGCCATGAGGCAGGCTCAAGATACGGTCATGAATATTGGCGGCGCGGGCGGCGTCTTCAATCTCTTGCTGACTGGCCGAGGGGCGGCCCAGCGCAATGTTCTCGCGCACGCTGGCATTGATCAGGCGCACTTCCTGCAGCACAAAACCAATGCGGCGGTACAACTCAGTGGATTCGATTTGGCGCAGATCTGCACCGCCCAGGGTGATACGGCCTTCGCTGGGATCAAAAAAGCGCAATAGCAGGCGAGCGATGGTGGATTTGCCAGAACCGGAGGAACCCACAATTGCGGTGACCGTGCCCGGTTCCAGGGTGAAGCTGATATTGCTCAGTGCCTGGTGGCCTTCGCCATAGGCATAGCTGACGTTTTCGACCCGCACTTCCTGATTTGCCGGGACTTGTTGCTGATCGACGGTCAGCGTTTCCAGCACGGGTGTTTTCATCAAGGCTTGCACGTGCTGCGCGGCACCTGTTGCCCCGCCCAGGTCGTGCAGCAAGGTGTGCAGCAAAAGCAGAGGTGCACAAATACCGGGGGCTACCAGGGCGAAGGGCAGAATATCTACGGGCGCCATCCAGTCCAGATAGCTGAACAGGGCACCGAAGATCAGCACGACACCCAGAACGGTGACAGGGGCGATCATGGCGTGTGCGTGGGCCATGCGGGCGACCAGCGGGCGGGCAAAGTTCAGAAAGGCGTCGGCAAAGCCGTCCACGGCCTTGCTATAGCCGCCATGTGCCTGCCCGCTGGAACCAAAGGCTTTGACCACAGGAATGCCGCTGACAAATTCCACCGTGGCACTGTTCAGGCGGCCCAGTTTTTCAACAAAGCCCTGCATATTGGCGCTGCTGGCCTTCATGGCGTGGTGCAGGAACAGGAAGAAGCCGGGGAAGGGCAGCAACGCCACAATGGCCATGCGCCAGTCCATGAAAAACAGGTACAGCACGGAGATCGCAATGGCACCAAGGGCGCGGCCTACCGAGGTGTAAAAGTGCGCGGT
This genomic window from Alcaligenes faecalis contains:
- a CDS encoding ABC transporter permease codes for the protein MRARSFVLLFLMLCSLSLLIGARQISWAQLWSFSGDAWLTLTASRLPRLAALILSGIGLSVCGVILQHIVRNKFVEPATSGGLDAAKLGILIALTLAPSSGTLGKLLFALLFCFASSLIFIAVVRRIRFKNTVLVPVIGLMYGGVLSAIAEFYAYQHQILQSMQGWMLGDFSKIVQGNYEIIYLILPIVLLTYLYAHRFTVLGMGEGMATSLGLNYSATVALGLILVAVTVSATVITVGAIPFIGLVIPNLVALRYGDNLGRTLPIVALGGACLLLACDILGRLIIYPFEVPIGLTAGGVGGVLFLFLIFWRNR
- a CDS encoding ABC transporter ATP-binding protein yields the protein MTTRETATDARKEPGPISQILSSIRSRLIVAAVLAALGSMLTLVPLAGIAHIATLALGNTPSGELQGDIGWTVLFSIVSMFAGLALISAGELLAHLADNQLTRGLRLSAAQRLAKVPLGWFTGQASGEVKQAMQDDIATLHSLTAHFYTSVGRALGAIAISVLYLFFMDWRMAIVALLPFPGFFLFLHHAMKASSANMQGFVEKLGRLNSATVEFVSGIPVVKAFGSSGQAHGGYSKAVDGFADAFLNFARPLVARMAHAHAMIAPVTVLGVVLIFGALFSYLDWMAPVDILPFALVAPGICAPLLLLHTLLHDLGGATGAAQHVQALMKTPVLETLTVDQQQVPANQEVRVENVSYAYGEGHQALSNISFTLEPGTVTAIVGSSGSGKSTIARLLLRFFDPSEGRITLGGADLRQIESTELYRRIGFVLQEVRLINASVRENIALGRPSASQQEIEDAARAANIHDRILSLPHGYDSVVGEDAQLSGGERQRVSIARAVLLDPPILVLDEATAAADASNEVAIQDALSRFAQGRTLLVIAHRLDTIMHADRILVLENGAIVEQGNHASLLAEQGRYARLWTLGGYDNSSKDTSC
- a CDS encoding ABC transporter ATP-binding protein, which translates into the protein MLKTLIQLLGTDAPIFRRYSWMAVLYGLLCGLTMTTLVPVFTHLLNGEPKQAGGWLLVLLLGVAVCWAWRRHVEQAGVNVGAAILQGGRHRLGEHIAQLPVGWFSAQNTARLGHVVTQGMMSVAQLPAHVFTPLIAGIVTPIVLVVALFILHWPLGLIALIVLPLLAAVLALTAHLGRKADDAFQAHFAHASQRVVEFAQAQSVLRAFNGEGGGTRLLEEAIERQHQAGKKLIWQSTASAVLNAWAVQAAFAALLIVATLWLNSHTGLGMSSAEVIAVIVSLLLTARYIDSLLEVASYGEVLRGARGQLDAIQELFAVQPLPEPASPQTPSDGSIALNNVHFRYAADKADVLNDVSLHIAAGSMVALIGESGSGKTTLARLIARFFDVNQGSVFIGGVDVRQISSPVLATQISQIFQDDYLFAGSIAENIRLGKPDATEAELMEAVEQAGVNEIIARLPEGLHTTVGEGGARLSGGERQRIAIARALIKNAPILLVDEATAALDAENQAAIAQALARLRGKRTLIVIAHQLSTVAMADQIVVLENGQIIEQGPPAQLRESQGRYAHFLNQRHAAKGWRIATAAQDNGV